The sequence AACCGAACCACCTGGCTCCTTGATACCCAGGTCCAACTCGCTCAGCTCGCCCGTGGCCAGGTCTTCACGCACCGCATCCAATGGCGCTACCCAGACCGCATCACTGAAGCGCACATAGTGTCGGCTGAGCGACACCGAGAGGGTTTCTAGCCGCCTGGGCGAGGGGCTGACTCCAAGCTGGATGAACAAGCTGTCGGCGTGTCGGCGGATGGTCGTCCCGCTTTGCGGAAGCACCAGCGGAAATCCGGCCAACCGGCTCGGATCGCTCAGCAATTCATGCCCCGGCCTGACCACCAGTGTCATGGATTCGCTGTAGAGATGCTCGAAGCTCAGCCCTTCGATTTGCGGCGCATCGGTCATGCGCCCCACTACCAGGTCGAGCTCACCACCGCGCAGTTGCCCCAGCAAATAAGCGCTCGGGCCCGTCACCACACTGACAATAAGAGCGGCATGCTGGGCATGAAGGCGCTGTACCACGTCGGGCAGCAAGGCACTTTCCACCGTCGACAACGCGCCAAGACGCACCACGCCGGCCTCATGCTCCCCGGCTCTCAGACTGCGCACACCCTCACGCAGCGCTTGCACACTCGGCCCGGCGTAGCGCAGGAAGGCCTGCCCCGCGGCCGTCAGTGTCACACCCTGCTTGCCGCGCTCGAACAGGCTGGCGTCGAGCACCGCCTCGAGCTCCTTGAGCGTCTTGGAGACAGCCGGCTGGCTGACCGACAACGCCTCGGCCGCGCGCATCAGGCTGCCCTGGCGGGCCACTTCGATGAAGCAGAGCAGGTGGCGGTATTTAATGCGGTTATCCATCGTCACGTTCTCGCCTGCGCTGGCTCGATCAGGAAGCGCGGTTCAGGTTGGCCCTGACGCGCTCGAGCAGCCCAACCAGACGCTGGCACTCCTCTTCGCTGAAACCTTCCACCGCAAGCGCATTGAGGTAGTGCGCCTGCTCCTCAAGCACGAGATGCACGGCGCGCGCCGCTTCGGTAAGCCGCAAACGCACGCTGCGGCGGTCGCTGGCGTCGGCTTCGCCTTCCAGCAGCCCCTTGTCGCGCAAGCCTTTGATCAACCGCGCAAGCTGCGCCTTGTCGCGTCCGGAGTGCTGTACCAGATCGCTCAGCGTCGCGCCCGGCTGTCGAGCAAAGAAGCCCAGCACCTTGTTCTCCATGTGGGTCAGAGCGTAAGGCCCATCGCGCAGCGCCCGGTACTGCTGGGCGCGGTATAGGTGCATCAGTGAATGGATCGACTCGAAAACCGCTTCGGCCTCACCTGAGCCAATGGTTGACCTTATCAACTTACTACTCCTAACATGGTTGTCATTGTCAACCAAATAGATCGAGGATACATATGGCTTCTCCAGAAACAGGTCGCCGGGTGGAACGCGTGCGCTACGAGCTCCGCCGCCGTGAGGTCGAAGTAGCACGGGTCGAAACCATCGGCGACAGCTTCGCCCGCATCGTCTTCTGCGGCGAAGATCTGGCTGACTTCCAATCGGCCGGCTTCGACGACCACATCAAATTCATCTTCGAAGATGACAACGGTGAGCTGGTGCGCCGGGACTATACCCCACGCGCCTTCGACCGCGACAAGCGGGAGCTGACACTTGAGTTTGCCCTGCATGGAGAGGGCCAGGCATGCGCCTGGGCGCGCACGGCCAAACCAGGACAACGAGCCGTGATCGGCGGCCCGCGCGGCTCGCGCGTCGTGCCGATGGACTACGACTGGCATCTGCTGATCGCTGACGACAGCGGTCTGCCCGCAGTCGCACGTCGCCTCGAGGAACTCCCAGCGAACGCGAACATCATGGTGATCGCCGTGGCTGACGCTGCTTATCAGACCCACCTCGCCAGTGCCACCACGGTACATGTGCAGTGGGTCGAACACGCCGACGCCCTCGCCCCTGCGGTCAGCCGTCTTGACCTACCGGGCGGCCAAGGCTTCGCCTGGGGCGCCGGCGAAGCAAACGCGATGAAGGCAGTGCGTCAGGTGCTGGTCGAGGAGAAACAGCACCCGACCGGCGCCATGCGCGTAGCCGCGTACTGGCGAAAAGGCGCGTCCGACTTTCATGAAGAACTCACCGAGTAAGATCACCCGCTCTATTCGATCGGCTCGTACGGCAAGCCGACGTAATTTTCGGCAATGGTGGTCAGGCCGGCCGGGGTACTGGTGAAGTAATCCTGTTCGCTCTGTTGAATACGCAGACCGAACGCATCGGTGTCGGGAAAGCGGTGTAGCAAGCTGGTCATCCACCAGGAAAACCGCTCGGCCTTCCAGACCCGCCGCAGGCAGATGGGCGAATAGCGCTCAAGCAAATCGGTGCGGCCTTCGCGATAAACCTTGAGCAGGATCCGGTGGAGCGTGCTCACATCGCTGGCCGCCAGGTTAAGCCCCTTGGCGCCCGTAGGCGGGACGATATGCGCCGCATCGCCGACGAGAAACAGATGGCCGTACTGCATGGGTTCGACAACGAAGCTGCGCAGCGGCGCAATGCTCTTTTCCAAGGACGGTCCGGTAATCAGGCGCGCCGCCACGTCCTCCGGTATGCGGCTTTTGAGTTCGTCCCAGAAGCGTTCATCGGACCAATCCTCCAGCTTCTCCTCCAGCCCAACCTGCACGTAATAACGCGACCGGGTCGGCGAGCGCATGCTGCACAGCGCGAAGCCGCGATCATGGCTAGCATAGATCAGCTCGTCGGCGACCGGTGGGGTATCCGCCAGCAGCCCGAGCCAGCCGAAGGGATACACGCGCTCGAACTCGCTCAGCGCATGTGTCGGTATGCTCTTGCGCGACACGCCGTGAAAACCGTCGCAACCAGCGATATGGTCGCAGTCCAGCCGCACCGTTTCGCCGTTCAGGGTAAAGCTGACCCAGGGCTTTTCGCCTTTCAGGCCGTGTAGCTCGACGTCCGGCACGTCATA comes from Stutzerimonas stutzeri and encodes:
- the pcaQ gene encoding pca operon transcription factor PcaQ; this encodes MTMDNRIKYRHLLCFIEVARQGSLMRAAEALSVSQPAVSKTLKELEAVLDASLFERGKQGVTLTAAGQAFLRYAGPSVQALREGVRSLRAGEHEAGVVRLGALSTVESALLPDVVQRLHAQHAALIVSVVTGPSAYLLGQLRGGELDLVVGRMTDAPQIEGLSFEHLYSESMTLVVRPGHELLSDPSRLAGFPLVLPQSGTTIRRHADSLFIQLGVSPSPRRLETLSVSLSRHYVRFSDAVWVAPLDAVREDLATGELSELDLGIKEPGGSVGICTNPTLPASLAMQWCCEALRDAAAAYR
- a CDS encoding MarR family winged helix-turn-helix transcriptional regulator, with the protein product MIRSTIGSGEAEAVFESIHSLMHLYRAQQYRALRDGPYALTHMENKVLGFFARQPGATLSDLVQHSGRDKAQLARLIKGLRDKGLLEGEADASDRRSVRLRLTEAARAVHLVLEEQAHYLNALAVEGFSEEECQRLVGLLERVRANLNRAS
- a CDS encoding siderophore-interacting protein; amino-acid sequence: MASPETGRRVERVRYELRRREVEVARVETIGDSFARIVFCGEDLADFQSAGFDDHIKFIFEDDNGELVRRDYTPRAFDRDKRELTLEFALHGEGQACAWARTAKPGQRAVIGGPRGSRVVPMDYDWHLLIADDSGLPAVARRLEELPANANIMVIAVADAAYQTHLASATTVHVQWVEHADALAPAVSRLDLPGGQGFAWGAGEANAMKAVRQVLVEEKQHPTGAMRVAAYWRKGASDFHEELTE
- the pobA gene encoding 4-hydroxybenzoate 3-monooxygenase, which encodes MKTGVAIVGAGPSGLLLGQLLHNAGIPNVIIERQTPDYVLGRIRAGVLEQGMVDLLREAGVAERMDREGQVHEGVELALSGRRIRVDLKALTGGDTVMVYGQTEVTRDLMAAREASGATSFYDVPDVELHGLKGEKPWVSFTLNGETVRLDCDHIAGCDGFHGVSRKSIPTHALSEFERVYPFGWLGLLADTPPVADELIYASHDRGFALCSMRSPTRSRYYVQVGLEEKLEDWSDERFWDELKSRIPEDVAARLITGPSLEKSIAPLRSFVVEPMQYGHLFLVGDAAHIVPPTGAKGLNLAASDVSTLHRILLKVYREGRTDLLERYSPICLRRVWKAERFSWWMTSLLHRFPDTDAFGLRIQQSEQDYFTSTPAGLTTIAENYVGLPYEPIE